The following are encoded in a window of Pseudomonas sp. JQ170C genomic DNA:
- a CDS encoding LysR family transcriptional regulator — MDRLTAMRVFVSVVDLGSQSAAAEHLDLSRPVVSRYLAALEDWVGARLMQRTTRRLSLTAAGQETLPRCRQMLELAGDLQAVVSAPNDTPRGELRISVSTSFGQAQLMDALADYVKRYPGVKIDLQMLDRTVNLVDERIDLAIRTSNELDPNLIARRLSVCRSVICASPAYLREHPAPEQVQDLVRHNCLTHSYFGRSLWQFDVEGDVVSVPVQGNISANEAMTLQRAALAGAGIAMLPTYQTAAALRSGELVRLLPQARPQDLNLTAVYTSRKHMPATLRSMLDFLAERFTAEPEWDRDLL, encoded by the coding sequence ATGGATCGTCTGACCGCTATGCGGGTGTTCGTCAGCGTGGTCGACCTGGGCAGCCAGTCGGCGGCGGCTGAGCATCTGGACCTTTCACGGCCGGTGGTTTCACGCTACCTGGCAGCGCTTGAGGACTGGGTCGGGGCCCGCCTGATGCAACGCACCACACGTCGCCTGAGCCTGACCGCCGCCGGCCAGGAAACCTTGCCGCGCTGTCGGCAGATGCTGGAGCTGGCGGGCGATCTGCAAGCGGTGGTGAGTGCACCAAACGATACGCCACGGGGCGAGTTGCGTATCAGTGTCAGCACCTCGTTTGGCCAGGCGCAGTTGATGGATGCGCTGGCCGACTACGTCAAACGCTATCCCGGGGTGAAAATTGACCTGCAGATGCTCGATCGCACGGTCAACCTGGTGGACGAGCGCATCGACTTGGCCATCCGTACCAGCAACGAACTTGACCCCAACCTGATCGCCCGCCGCCTGAGCGTCTGCCGCTCGGTGATCTGCGCCTCCCCTGCCTACCTGCGCGAACACCCGGCCCCTGAGCAGGTCCAGGACCTGGTCCGGCACAATTGCCTGACCCACTCCTACTTCGGCCGCAGCCTCTGGCAATTCGACGTGGAAGGCGACGTGGTGTCGGTGCCGGTGCAGGGCAACATCAGCGCCAACGAGGCCATGACCCTGCAACGTGCGGCGCTGGCCGGCGCCGGTATTGCCATGCTGCCGACCTATCAGACCGCCGCCGCCCTGCGCAGTGGCGAACTGGTTCGCCTGCTGCCTCAGGCCCGCCCGCAGGACCTGAACCTGACCGCCGTCTACACCTCGCGCAAGCACATGCCGGCCACCTTGCGCAGCATGCTCGACTTTCTCGCCGAGCGTTTTACCGCCGAGCCGGAATGGGACCGCGATCTGCTCTAG
- a CDS encoding MDR family MFS transporter: MLAIFLGALDQTIVAVSMPAISAQFNDVGLLAWVISGYMVAMTVAVPIYGKLGDLYGRRRMILTGTALFTLASLFCALAQNMEQLVLARVLQGIGAGGMVSVSQAIIGDFVPPRERGRYQGYFSSMYALASVTGPVLGGYLTEYLSWRWVFWLNLPLGLTAWWVTRRALRTLVVPQGRARVDYAGAALLIFGLSSLLLGITLIGQGHPWHAFEVASLLLCALVGLWVFVVHERRAPEPLLPLKLFSNPVATLCWCTIFFTSFQAISLTMLMPLRYQSITGAGADSAALHLLPLAIGLPIGAYCGGRLTSFTGRFKPQILGGALLMPFAIVGMAFTPPQAAWLSGLFMILTGIASGLQFPTSLVATQSAVEPRDIGVATSTTNLFRSLGGAMGVACMSALLLTMLQDGGLSLAGDALLGSLKAGEPSLQIQEELTMTFRNLLLGSAMVSLLGLTAALALPDRQLRGRQ, encoded by the coding sequence ATGCTGGCGATTTTCCTTGGCGCGCTGGACCAGACCATTGTTGCCGTGTCGATGCCGGCGATCTCCGCGCAATTCAATGATGTCGGCCTGCTGGCCTGGGTGATTTCGGGCTACATGGTCGCCATGACCGTGGCCGTGCCGATCTACGGCAAGCTCGGTGACCTGTACGGCAGGCGGCGGATGATCCTCACCGGCACCGCGCTGTTTACCCTGGCGTCACTGTTCTGCGCGCTGGCGCAGAACATGGAGCAACTGGTGTTGGCGCGTGTGCTGCAAGGGATTGGCGCCGGCGGTATGGTCTCGGTCAGCCAGGCGATCATCGGCGACTTCGTGCCGCCACGGGAACGCGGCCGCTACCAGGGTTATTTCAGCAGCATGTATGCGTTGGCCAGTGTCACGGGACCGGTATTGGGCGGGTATCTGACCGAGTACCTGTCCTGGCGCTGGGTGTTCTGGCTGAACCTGCCGCTGGGGCTGACGGCCTGGTGGGTCACCCGCCGTGCGCTGCGAACCCTGGTGGTGCCGCAAGGTCGGGCGCGGGTCGACTACGCGGGCGCCGCACTGCTGATTTTCGGTTTGAGCAGCTTGCTGCTGGGCATCACCCTGATCGGTCAGGGGCACCCCTGGCACGCTTTTGAAGTTGCCAGCCTGCTGCTCTGCGCGCTGGTCGGGTTGTGGGTATTCGTAGTTCACGAACGCCGTGCGCCCGAGCCCTTGCTGCCACTGAAGCTGTTCTCGAACCCCGTCGCCACCCTGTGCTGGTGCACCATTTTCTTCACCAGTTTCCAGGCCATCTCCCTGACCATGCTGATGCCGCTGCGCTACCAGAGCATTACCGGCGCAGGCGCCGACAGCGCGGCCCTGCACCTGCTGCCGCTGGCTATCGGCTTGCCGATCGGGGCTTATTGCGGGGGGCGGCTCACCAGTTTCACCGGTCGCTTCAAACCCCAGATACTGGGCGGTGCATTGCTGATGCCGTTCGCCATCGTCGGCATGGCGTTCACGCCTCCCCAGGCTGCCTGGCTCAGTGGCCTGTTCATGATCCTGACCGGGATTGCCTCGGGCTTGCAGTTCCCCACCTCGCTGGTGGCGACCCAGAGCGCGGTGGAGCCGCGGGATATCGGCGTGGCCACCAGCACCACCAATCTGTTCCGCTCACTGGGCGGCGCCATGGGCGTAGCATGCATGTCGGCACTGTTGCTGACGATGTTGCAGGACGGGGGCCTGAGCCTGGCGGGAGATGCGCTGCTCGGCAGCCTCAAGGCGGGCGAGCCGAGCCTGCAGATTCAGGAAGAGCTGACGATGACGTTCCGCAATCTGTTGCTCGGCAGCGCGATGGTCTCACTGCTCGGGCTGACAGCGGCATTGGCATTACCGGATAGGCAATTGCGCGGACGGCAGTAG
- a CDS encoding antibiotic biosynthesis monooxygenase family protein — MTSSHSVTHLAFIRASSGRSVELGERLRQLLEPSRQAPGCLHFNLQQSQVDADLWLLSGFWSDHQAMSGYFASPTLDLFGELVQAQVVASLDLHTFGEPSAG, encoded by the coding sequence ATGACCTCGTCGCATTCGGTCACCCACCTTGCTTTTATCCGGGCCAGCAGCGGTCGTTCAGTGGAACTGGGCGAGCGCTTGCGCCAACTGCTCGAGCCGTCGAGACAGGCACCGGGCTGCCTGCACTTCAACCTGCAACAGTCCCAGGTCGATGCCGATCTGTGGCTGTTGAGCGGTTTCTGGAGCGATCACCAGGCGATGAGCGGCTACTTTGCCTCGCCGACGCTGGACCTGTTCGGCGAGCTGGTTCAGGCCCAGGTGGTCGCCAGCCTCGACCTGCATACCTTTGGCGAGCCGTCTGCGGGTTAG
- a CDS encoding 5-guanidino-2-oxopentanoate decarboxylase: MATCGEVLVKLLEGYGVDHVFGIPGVHTVELYRGLARSSIRHITPRHEQGAGFMADGYSRTRGKPGVCFIITGPGMTNITTAMGQAYADSIPMLVISSVQSRNALGGGRGKLHELPAQGSLVAGVAAFSHTLMCADDLPMVLARAFAVFDGARPRPVHIEIPLDVLVEDADHLLASTPVRVARAGAAPAPVAQMAALLAGARRPLILAGGGAIDASAALTRLAEYLQAPVALTINAKGVLPSSHPLQIGSTQSLVATRALVAEADVVLAIGTELAETDYDVTFKGGFEIPGRLLRIDIDPDQTVRNYPPEVALVADATVATDALLVALAELPAPVRGSDWGASRAERLRATLLADWDLPMHSQTRMLKTLLDTLPGAILVGDSTQPVYTGNLTLDMDQPRRWFNASTGYGTLGYALPAAMGAWLGSAEAINERAPVVCLIGDGGLQFTLPELASATEAQVPLIVLLWNNQGYEEIKKYMVNRAIEPVGVDIHTPDFIGVAKALGCAAETVAGVEPLRAALRQACDRKGPSLIEIDQQQWQQAVQA; the protein is encoded by the coding sequence ATGGCGACTTGCGGCGAAGTACTGGTCAAACTCCTTGAAGGCTATGGCGTGGACCATGTCTTCGGAATTCCCGGCGTGCATACCGTCGAGCTCTACCGGGGGCTGGCGCGCTCTTCCATCCGGCACATCACCCCGCGCCATGAGCAAGGCGCAGGCTTCATGGCTGACGGCTATTCCCGTACCCGTGGCAAGCCCGGCGTGTGCTTCATCATTACCGGCCCTGGCATGACCAACATCACCACCGCCATGGGCCAGGCCTATGCCGACTCGATCCCGATGCTGGTGATTTCCAGCGTGCAGTCGCGCAATGCGCTGGGTGGCGGACGCGGCAAGCTGCACGAACTGCCGGCCCAAGGCAGCCTGGTGGCCGGTGTCGCCGCCTTCTCGCATACGCTGATGTGCGCCGATGACCTGCCGATGGTGCTGGCCCGCGCCTTCGCCGTATTCGACGGTGCCCGGCCGCGTCCGGTGCATATCGAGATTCCGCTGGATGTACTGGTTGAAGACGCCGACCACCTGCTGGCCAGTACACCGGTACGGGTTGCCCGTGCCGGTGCCGCCCCAGCGCCGGTGGCGCAGATGGCTGCCTTGCTGGCCGGCGCGCGCCGACCGCTGATTCTCGCCGGTGGCGGCGCCATCGACGCCAGCGCCGCGCTGACCCGTCTGGCCGAGTACCTGCAGGCACCGGTGGCCCTGACCATCAATGCCAAGGGCGTGCTGCCCTCCAGCCATCCGCTGCAAATCGGTTCGACCCAGTCGCTGGTGGCCACCCGCGCCCTGGTGGCCGAGGCGGACGTGGTGCTGGCCATCGGCACCGAGCTTGCCGAAACCGATTACGACGTCACCTTCAAAGGCGGCTTCGAGATTCCGGGCCGCTTGCTGCGTATCGACATCGACCCGGACCAGACCGTGCGCAACTATCCGCCGGAGGTTGCCCTGGTGGCTGACGCCACGGTCGCCACCGATGCCTTGCTGGTGGCCCTGGCCGAACTGCCGGCGCCCGTGCGCGGCAGTGACTGGGGCGCCAGTCGCGCCGAGCGTTTGCGTGCAACGCTGCTGGCCGACTGGGACCTGCCGATGCACAGCCAGACGCGCATGCTCAAGACCCTGCTCGACACCCTGCCGGGCGCGATTCTGGTCGGCGACTCGACCCAGCCGGTCTACACCGGCAACCTGACCCTGGACATGGACCAGCCGCGTCGCTGGTTCAATGCCTCGACCGGCTACGGCACCCTGGGCTACGCCTTGCCGGCGGCCATGGGGGCCTGGCTGGGCAGTGCTGAAGCCATCAACGAGCGGGCGCCGGTAGTCTGCCTGATTGGCGATGGTGGTTTGCAGTTCACCCTGCCCGAACTGGCCAGTGCCACCGAAGCGCAGGTGCCGCTGATCGTGCTGCTGTGGAACAACCAGGGCTACGAAGAAATCAAGAAATACATGGTCAACCGCGCCATTGAGCCGGTAGGCGTGGATATCCACACCCCGGACTTCATCGGTGTGGCCAAAGCGCTGGGTTGCGCCGCCGAGACCGTGGCAGGCGTCGAGCCGTTGCGTGCAGCATTGCGCCAGGCGTGCGACCGCAAGGGCCCAAGCCTGATCGAAATCGACCAGCAACAGTGGCAGCAGGCGGTGCAAGCATGA
- a CDS encoding TetR family transcriptional regulator, translating to MVRRTKEEAQETRAQILEAAEKAFYKRGVARTTLADIAKLAGVTRGAIYWHFNDKAELVEAMLDSLHEPLDALARASESEEELDPLGCMRKLLVQLMHQMVLDPKTRRINEILHHKCEFTDDMCEIRQQRQTSTVECHAHIALSLGNAVKRGQLPADVDPERAAMAIYFYIDGLIRRWLLLPESFDLLGEAEHWVDTGLDMLRLSPTLRK from the coding sequence ATGGTCCGTCGAACCAAAGAAGAAGCCCAGGAAACCCGCGCCCAGATTCTGGAAGCTGCGGAAAAGGCCTTCTACAAGCGCGGAGTAGCGCGAACCACGTTGGCGGATATCGCCAAGCTTGCCGGCGTTACCCGTGGTGCTATCTATTGGCACTTCAATGACAAGGCCGAGCTGGTCGAAGCCATGCTCGATAGCCTGCACGAGCCCCTTGACGCCCTGGCCCGGGCCAGTGAAAGCGAAGAGGAGCTTGATCCGCTTGGCTGCATGCGCAAGTTGCTGGTCCAGTTGATGCACCAGATGGTGCTTGACCCGAAAACCCGGCGAATCAATGAAATTCTGCATCACAAGTGCGAGTTCACCGACGATATGTGCGAGATTCGCCAGCAACGGCAGACCTCGACGGTGGAATGTCATGCCCATATCGCGCTGTCGCTGGGCAATGCAGTGAAGCGCGGGCAATTGCCCGCCGATGTAGATCCCGAGCGTGCAGCGATGGCGATCTACTTCTATATCGATGGCCTGATTCGCCGCTGGCTGCTGTTGCCGGAAAGTTTCGACCTCTTGGGTGAAGCGGAGCACTGGGTCGATACTGGGCTGGATATGCTGCGCTTGAGTCCGACCTTGCGCAAATGA
- a CDS encoding NAD(P)-dependent oxidoreductase, producing the protein MSNIAIIGATGRAGSQLLEEALRRGHRVTAIARDPSKLQGREGVKTVALDVSDAAALEQALAGHDVVLSAAHFSSIKPQAIIEPVKKAGVKRLLVVGGAGSLLLPSGHKVIDSPDFPEAYKAEATAGGHYLDTLRQEKELDWTFLSPSAEFVEGPRTGRYNIGKDHLLIGDDGKSWISFADYAIAMLDEVEKPAHSRQRFTVGAV; encoded by the coding sequence ATGAGCAACATTGCAATCATTGGGGCGACCGGACGTGCAGGCAGCCAATTGCTGGAAGAAGCGCTGCGTCGTGGTCATCGCGTCACCGCCATCGCCCGTGATCCGTCGAAGCTGCAGGGCCGGGAAGGTGTGAAGACCGTGGCATTGGATGTCAGCGATGCCGCGGCGCTGGAGCAGGCGTTGGCTGGGCATGACGTGGTGCTCAGCGCGGCGCATTTTTCCAGCATCAAGCCCCAGGCGATCATCGAGCCGGTGAAGAAGGCCGGGGTCAAGCGCCTGTTGGTGGTTGGCGGGGCAGGCAGTTTGCTGCTGCCGTCGGGGCACAAGGTCATCGACAGCCCGGACTTCCCGGAAGCCTATAAGGCCGAAGCCACCGCCGGCGGTCATTACCTCGACACCCTGCGCCAGGAAAAGGAGCTGGACTGGACCTTCCTGTCACCCTCGGCCGAGTTCGTCGAAGGGCCGCGCACCGGCCGCTACAACATCGGCAAGGACCACTTGCTCATTGGTGACGATGGCAAGAGCTGGATCAGCTTCGCCGACTACGCCATCGCCATGCTCGATGAAGTGGAAAAGCCTGCTCATTCGCGTCAGCGCTTCACCGTTGGAGCTGTGTGA
- a CDS encoding MBL fold metallo-hydrolase, whose protein sequence is MRRSFSFRRLLLAFATLGALAQVNAAEQPLQLDVFNPGTDALFPVSSVIVSGKHDAILVDAQFGKGQAEQVLARLRASGKQLTTIYISHGDPDYYFGLQTLTDAYPHARVVASAATVAHIKQTMDGKLAYWGPQMGADKPDRLVVPGILEGNQLVLEGQPLQVIGLDGPQPDRSFVWIPSIKAVVGGVVVAQNLHVWMADTQTAQSHKDWLATLARIEQLKPQVVVPGHYLGQPGTSLEAVHFTAGYIRAFDQETAKAGNAAELIAAMKKRYPDLGEVSSLELGAKVAKGEMKW, encoded by the coding sequence ATGCGTCGTTCATTCTCCTTTCGCCGCTTGCTGCTGGCTTTCGCCACCCTGGGGGCGCTGGCCCAGGTAAATGCTGCCGAGCAGCCGCTGCAGCTGGATGTCTTCAATCCGGGGACGGATGCCTTGTTCCCGGTCAGCTCGGTCATCGTCAGTGGCAAGCATGACGCCATTCTGGTCGATGCCCAGTTCGGCAAAGGCCAGGCGGAACAGGTCCTGGCCCGGCTGCGGGCCAGCGGCAAGCAGTTGACCACCATCTATATCAGCCATGGCGATCCGGACTATTACTTCGGCTTGCAGACCCTGACCGACGCCTATCCTCACGCCAGGGTCGTGGCCTCGGCGGCAACGGTGGCGCACATCAAACAGACCATGGACGGCAAGCTGGCCTACTGGGGCCCGCAGATGGGCGCCGACAAACCGGACAGGCTGGTGGTGCCGGGCATCCTGGAAGGCAATCAACTGGTGCTTGAAGGGCAGCCTTTGCAAGTGATCGGCCTCGATGGTCCGCAGCCGGATCGCAGCTTCGTCTGGATCCCCTCGATCAAGGCGGTCGTCGGCGGTGTGGTGGTCGCGCAAAACCTTCATGTGTGGATGGCCGACACCCAGACGGCGCAGTCGCACAAGGACTGGCTGGCGACCCTTGCGCGCATCGAGCAGCTCAAGCCGCAGGTCGTGGTGCCAGGGCATTACCTGGGACAGCCCGGCACGTCGCTTGAAGCGGTTCACTTTACCGCTGGCTACATCCGCGCGTTCGACCAGGAAACCGCCAAGGCCGGCAATGCCGCCGAGCTGATTGCGGCGATGAAAAAACGTTACCCGGACCTTGGTGAGGTGAGCTCGCTTGAGCTCGGCGCCAAGGTCGCCAAGGGCGAGATGAAGTGGTAG
- a CDS encoding LysR substrate-binding domain-containing protein codes for MKRLPPLPALHTFLVTAQCCNFTRAAQLLHITQGAVSRQIAGLEEHLGYALFLRQARGLSLTREGQDWLPRVQQVFALIEEGVQQVGERSATLQLKAPTCVMRWLLPRLMEWQALRPDVPVELTTTVQHGVDFRREVFDAAVVYGAAPNHGLHKMKLFDEQLTPVCAPQLLAGPVPLQQLADLEQHMLLHPTRDQHDWNVWLGAAGAHLPGHGKNQHFETLDMAMSMASQGTGVAIGDWSLIGDDLRCGRLVTPFPLKVNTGQAYYLVRPQGAASPALQELLDWLCDRARTVL; via the coding sequence ATGAAACGCCTGCCTCCCCTGCCCGCCCTGCACACGTTTCTGGTCACCGCCCAGTGCTGCAATTTCACGCGCGCAGCGCAATTGCTGCACATCACCCAGGGCGCCGTCAGCCGACAGATCGCCGGGCTCGAAGAGCATCTGGGCTATGCCCTGTTCCTGCGCCAGGCCCGCGGCCTGAGCCTGACCCGTGAAGGCCAGGACTGGCTGCCACGGGTCCAGCAGGTGTTCGCACTGATCGAGGAAGGGGTGCAGCAAGTCGGCGAACGCAGCGCCACCCTGCAACTCAAGGCGCCGACGTGTGTCATGCGCTGGCTGTTGCCACGGCTGATGGAGTGGCAGGCATTGCGCCCGGATGTGCCGGTGGAGCTGACCACCACGGTGCAGCACGGTGTGGACTTTCGCCGGGAAGTCTTCGATGCGGCCGTGGTGTATGGAGCGGCGCCCAACCACGGCTTGCACAAAATGAAGTTGTTCGATGAACAACTGACACCGGTCTGCGCGCCGCAATTGCTTGCGGGCCCGGTGCCGTTGCAACAATTGGCGGACCTGGAGCAGCACATGCTGCTGCACCCGACCCGCGATCAGCACGACTGGAATGTCTGGCTCGGTGCGGCCGGTGCCCACCTGCCTGGACATGGCAAGAACCAGCACTTCGAGACCCTGGACATGGCGATGTCCATGGCCTCGCAGGGGACCGGGGTGGCGATCGGCGATTGGTCGCTGATCGGTGATGACCTGCGCTGCGGGCGGCTGGTAACCCCCTTCCCGCTCAAGGTCAACACCGGCCAGGCCTATTACCTGGTGCGCCCGCAAGGCGCGGCGTCGCCGGCCTTGCAGGAACTGCTCGACTGGCTATGTGACCGCGCCCGCACCGTCCTGTAG
- a CDS encoding AraC family transcriptional regulator gives MTTATPDRLILDPALEQQRQELADLVRRHAPSASSVESAIEDLYLVQYTESVRSMSALAQPALCILAHGSKEICLGDERYVYDPLHYMVLSVALPISGVLLEASPENPSLGVRMNIDPAQINNLIAEAGPMGVPGLPSGRGLYVERTDPQLLDALLRLMRLLDTPKDIPVLAPLIRREILYRLLRGPQGCRLYEIAMSSSQTHRVCQAIEWLNQHFHRPLRIDDLAREVNLSSSTLHHRFKAVTSMSPLQYQKQLRLQEARRLMLNDGLEAAVAGYRVGYESPSQFSREYSRLYGAPPVRDLARLRSTL, from the coding sequence ATGACCACTGCCACCCCCGACCGCCTGATCCTCGATCCCGCACTGGAACAGCAGCGCCAGGAGCTGGCGGACCTGGTGCGTCGCCATGCCCCGAGCGCCTCCAGCGTCGAATCGGCTATCGAAGACCTGTACCTGGTGCAGTACACCGAAAGTGTCCGCTCGATGTCGGCCCTGGCCCAGCCGGCGCTGTGCATCCTTGCCCACGGCAGCAAGGAGATTTGCCTGGGCGATGAGCGCTACGTCTATGACCCGCTGCACTACATGGTGCTGTCGGTGGCATTGCCCATCAGTGGTGTGTTGCTGGAGGCGAGCCCGGAGAACCCGAGCCTTGGTGTGCGGATGAACATCGATCCTGCGCAGATCAACAACCTGATCGCCGAGGCTGGACCCATGGGCGTGCCGGGGCTGCCTTCGGGCAGGGGCCTGTATGTGGAACGCACCGATCCGCAATTGCTCGATGCCTTGCTGCGCCTGATGCGCCTGCTGGATACGCCCAAGGACATCCCGGTACTGGCGCCGCTGATCCGCCGCGAAATCCTCTACCGCCTATTGCGCGGGCCACAGGGTTGCCGGCTGTATGAGATTGCCATGTCCAGCAGCCAGACCCATCGGGTGTGCCAGGCCATCGAATGGCTGAACCAGCATTTTCATCGCCCGCTGCGTATCGATGACCTGGCCCGGGAAGTGAATCTGAGCAGTTCGACCCTGCACCACCGCTTCAAGGCAGTCACCTCCATGAGCCCGCTGCAATACCAGAAGCAGCTGCGCCTGCAGGAGGCGCGGCGGCTGATGCTCAATGACGGGCTGGAGGCGGCGGTGGCCGGGTATCGGGTGGGCTATGAGAGCCCGTCGCAATTCAGCCGCGAGTACAGTCGCCTGTATGGCGCGCCGCCGGTACGCGATCTGGCACGCTTGCGCAGCACCCTGTAG
- a CDS encoding aldehyde dehydrogenase family protein — protein MMKLPGLYIDGVWQHGSHPLMVINPSNEQLLAEVAGGDGAAVDRAAVAAKAALGAWSGSSGAARAKVLRAIAEGVEQRRERLEFLQASNNGKPQGEAQLDVDDVIATFRYYAELADGLDAAQDSAVALPSDDFVARLRREPCGVVGLIVPWNFPMVTTAWKLAPALAAGCCVVLKPSEVTPLAELELAAIIAEAGLPQGVFNLVCGTGIAVGAPLAADLRIAKISFTGSNAVGVQVMQRAAETIKGVSLELGGKSSLLVLEDADLELAVELACLGGFFNAGQMCSATSRVLVAEALYPDFIARLKTRTEAIRVGEPFTGDSEMGPLVNALQYQRVQGHIAAGLEAGARLLCGGGRPLDLPCGYFISPTVFTDVPLDSALWRQEIFGPVLCVRPVANEAEAVALANDSEFGLVSSVISKDLDAAERVANALQAGLVWINAPQVIFPQTAWGGYKQSSIGRELGPWGLSAFQEIKHVVRAV, from the coding sequence ATGATGAAGCTGCCAGGTCTCTACATTGACGGTGTGTGGCAACACGGCTCGCATCCGCTGATGGTGATCAATCCGAGCAACGAGCAGTTGCTGGCTGAAGTGGCCGGCGGCGACGGGGCCGCCGTGGACCGCGCCGCAGTGGCGGCCAAGGCCGCCCTTGGCGCCTGGTCGGGCAGCAGCGGCGCCGCGCGCGCCAAGGTGCTGCGGGCCATCGCCGAGGGTGTCGAGCAACGCCGTGAGCGATTGGAGTTTCTGCAGGCCAGCAACAACGGCAAGCCGCAGGGCGAAGCGCAGTTGGATGTCGACGATGTGATCGCCACCTTCCGTTACTACGCCGAACTGGCCGATGGCCTGGACGCCGCGCAGGACAGCGCGGTGGCACTGCCCAGCGACGACTTTGTCGCCCGCCTGCGACGTGAGCCTTGTGGTGTGGTGGGGCTGATCGTGCCGTGGAACTTCCCGATGGTCACCACGGCCTGGAAGCTGGCGCCCGCTCTGGCAGCCGGCTGCTGTGTGGTCCTCAAGCCGTCGGAAGTCACCCCGCTGGCAGAGCTGGAACTGGCGGCGATCATTGCCGAAGCCGGCTTGCCGCAGGGCGTGTTCAACCTGGTGTGCGGCACCGGTATCGCCGTAGGCGCCCCGCTGGCGGCGGACCTGCGCATCGCCAAGATTTCGTTTACCGGCAGCAACGCGGTGGGTGTGCAGGTCATGCAGCGCGCCGCTGAAACCATCAAGGGCGTAAGCCTGGAACTGGGCGGCAAATCCTCATTGCTGGTGCTGGAGGATGCCGACCTTGAATTGGCGGTTGAGCTGGCCTGCCTGGGCGGCTTTTTCAACGCTGGGCAAATGTGCTCGGCAACCAGCCGGGTGTTGGTCGCCGAGGCCTTGTACCCGGACTTTATCGCCCGTTTGAAAACGCGCACTGAGGCGATCCGGGTCGGCGAGCCGTTCACCGGCGATAGCGAAATGGGCCCTTTGGTGAACGCCTTGCAGTACCAGCGCGTGCAAGGGCATATCGCAGCGGGCCTGGAGGCCGGTGCCCGGTTGCTGTGCGGTGGGGGGCGTCCGCTGGATCTTCCCTGCGGCTATTTCATCAGCCCTACGGTGTTCACCGACGTGCCGCTGGACAGCGCGCTGTGGCGCCAGGAGATTTTTGGCCCGGTGCTGTGTGTGCGGCCGGTGGCCAATGAAGCCGAGGCAGTTGCCCTGGCCAATGACAGTGAGTTCGGCCTGGTGTCCAGTGTCATCAGCAAGGACCTGGATGCCGCTGAGCGGGTCGCGAATGCCTTGCAGGCGGGCTTGGTGTGGATCAACGCACCGCAAGTGATTTTCCCGCAGACCGCCTGGGGAGGTTACAAGCAGAGCAGCATCGGGCGGGAACTCGGGCCTTGGGGCTTGAGTGCGTTCCAGGAAATCAAGCATGTGGTGCGGGCCGTGTAG
- a CDS encoding flavin reductase family protein yields the protein MYYYEPAKGHGLPHDPFNAIVGPRPIGWISSQDAEGRLNLAPYSFFNAFNYIPPIIGFSSVGRKDSLNNIEKTGEFAWNLATRPLADAMNQSCAAVSPEVDEFALSGLTPVASKVIAVPRVQESPVSFECKVTQIIQLQRADQVLVPSWLILGEVVAVHIAEHLLKDGIYDTAAAQPILRGGGPADYFELGNLFKMARPQVNG from the coding sequence ATGTACTACTACGAACCCGCAAAAGGCCACGGCCTGCCCCACGACCCTTTCAATGCCATCGTCGGCCCGCGCCCCATCGGCTGGATTTCCTCCCAGGATGCCGAAGGCCGGCTAAACCTTGCGCCCTACAGCTTTTTCAACGCCTTCAATTACATTCCGCCGATCATCGGCTTCTCCAGCGTCGGCCGCAAAGACAGCCTGAACAACATCGAGAAGACCGGTGAGTTCGCCTGGAACCTGGCCACGCGCCCGCTGGCCGATGCCATGAACCAGAGCTGCGCCGCCGTTTCGCCCGAGGTCGACGAGTTCGCCCTGAGTGGTCTGACCCCCGTGGCGTCCAAGGTGATTGCCGTACCTCGGGTGCAGGAAAGCCCGGTGTCGTTTGAATGCAAGGTCACCCAGATCATCCAGCTGCAACGGGCTGACCAGGTGCTGGTGCCGAGCTGGTTGATCCTGGGGGAAGTGGTGGCGGTGCATATTGCCGAGCATCTGCTCAAGGACGGCATCTACGATACCGCCGCGGCGCAGCCGATCTTGCGTGGGGGTGGTCCTGCGGACTACTTCGAGCTGGGCAACCTGTTCAAGATGGCCCGCCCGCAGGTCAACGGCTGA